In Lusitaniella coriacea LEGE 07157, one genomic interval encodes:
- a CDS encoding helix-turn-helix domain-containing protein — translation MKKDRRPQESASPIETLRLQRTKLSQAEFAVRCGIPLRTYQRWVLGETEAKPTPRQWKAIMQVLEIQSLDEVPDNFGPIDMKSG, via the coding sequence ATGAAAAAAGATAGAAGACCTCAAGAGAGTGCGTCACCCATAGAAACACTCAGACTCCAGCGCACCAAACTTTCTCAGGCAGAATTTGCAGTACGATGCGGTATTCCCTTGAGGACTTATCAACGTTGGGTATTGGGAGAAACAGAAGCGAAGCCAACCCCCCGGCAGTGGAAAGCGATAATGCAAGTGCTAGAAATTCAATCGCTAGACGAAGTTCCCGATAATTTTGGGCCCATTGATATGAAATCTGGTTGA
- a CDS encoding peroxiredoxin, with translation MFCRSFLVKLLASLLLFVLTLGLSDVPDAIALGGPQPPLHQPAPEFTLPTNTGDGEISLSDYRGQWVVLYFYPQDFTTGCTLEARRFQQDLPQYSARNTQILGISADDIDSHAEFCDSEGLHFPLLADTDGSTSKAYGSWLGYQSLRHTYIIDSQGILQAIFLGVKPAIHSGEVLARLNELQ, from the coding sequence ATGTTTTGTCGCTCATTTTTAGTAAAGTTGCTTGCTAGTTTGCTCTTGTTCGTCCTGACGCTTGGATTGAGTGATGTTCCCGACGCGATCGCGCTGGGCGGTCCCCAACCCCCTCTCCATCAACCCGCGCCAGAATTTACCTTACCCACCAACACAGGTGATGGGGAAATTTCCCTATCCGACTATCGAGGACAGTGGGTTGTCCTCTACTTCTACCCCCAAGACTTCACCACAGGTTGCACCCTAGAAGCGCGCCGCTTCCAACAAGACTTACCCCAATACAGCGCCAGAAATACGCAAATTTTAGGCATTAGCGCTGACGATATTGATTCCCACGCTGAATTCTGCGACTCGGAAGGATTGCACTTTCCCCTCTTAGCCGATACGGATGGTTCGACCAGTAAAGCCTACGGTTCGTGGCTAGGCTACCAGTCTCTCCGTCACACCTATATCATCGACTCCCAAGGAATTCTCCAAGCAATATTCTTGGGGGTCAAACCTGCGATTCACAGCGGGGAAGTGTTAGCGCGCTTAAACGAATTGCAGTGA
- a CDS encoding sensor histidine kinase — protein MAKSGQTSFRRILLTRLLLLSVPVLLLGMCVTFSVTYRKARSALLETARQNLTESAVRKGESIGQLIAALKMNLLSASQSSVLARGDLAEDRAFVENLAQRLPTDIQCVQLIDWQTQDAIASTCDDEPLGDFSQMDWSDRDLNPLGKRSPIFLEAVVPDKGLESTRHSQSLQPGINLLRLLLGTPVYDAEGNIRYILAIQSLLVQKEDLRPRSLTGYSVILDPQGTILMHPDLTRVGRNILKEQDPERLQSILRNAIAGRQDFLHLVEDGLELLAGYTAIPSPVSEEQDLKWVVLAVTPLDAALSGLFEIQKTLLTLLLLLTLALISASVLATLYISRELALPLEKLRDYALNNDRSHSPEKIPRNFKIREFNQLAIALKGMLERLKTWAQEVESAWEEAQNANQLKSEFLTTISHELRTPLNGIIGSVSLVKDGFCDDREEEVEFLEQANSAAVHLLGIIDDILDLSKIEAGHLSITHAQTDLGKILNEAIALQTAPIREKGLELIQSERDREYIVYADPDKLKQVFINLIDNAVKFTKTGSITIDVSANLSESEEVPTQEPSDAPITDSEHQVVVKIIDTGIGIEPEQLEKVFLPFVMVDGSTTREAGGAGLGLAISRHLVELMSGKIQLFSPGKDEGTTVAIELPLLKVAE, from the coding sequence ATGGCTAAGTCCGGTCAAACCTCTTTTCGTCGTATTTTACTCACGCGCTTGTTGCTCCTGAGCGTTCCGGTGTTATTACTGGGGATGTGCGTGACCTTTAGTGTCACCTATCGCAAAGCGCGTTCTGCGCTGCTGGAAACAGCGCGACAAAACCTGACGGAAAGTGCTGTCCGCAAAGGCGAAAGTATTGGTCAGTTGATTGCAGCGCTGAAAATGAATCTTTTGAGTGCCAGTCAAAGTTCTGTGCTGGCGCGAGGGGATTTGGCAGAGGATCGCGCTTTTGTGGAAAATTTGGCACAACGACTTCCCACAGACATTCAGTGCGTCCAACTGATTGATTGGCAAACCCAAGACGCGATCGCGAGTACCTGCGATGACGAACCCCTAGGGGATTTTAGCCAGATGGATTGGTCCGATCGCGACCTAAACCCCCTAGGAAAAAGATCGCCGATTTTCCTAGAAGCGGTGGTTCCGGACAAAGGATTGGAATCTACGCGACACAGCCAGAGTTTGCAGCCTGGAATCAATCTTTTGCGATTGCTACTCGGTACGCCCGTGTACGATGCAGAGGGGAATATACGCTATATCCTGGCGATTCAATCGCTGCTGGTACAAAAAGAAGACCTTCGACCGCGATCGCTCACGGGATATTCAGTGATTTTAGACCCCCAGGGAACAATCCTGATGCACCCCGACCTCACACGAGTGGGTCGTAATATTCTCAAAGAACAAGATCCAGAGCGATTGCAAAGCATATTGAGGAACGCGATCGCGGGTCGTCAAGATTTTCTGCACTTGGTCGAAGACGGTCTCGAACTCCTCGCCGGATATACCGCCATTCCCAGTCCTGTAAGCGAAGAACAAGATCTAAAATGGGTTGTACTTGCCGTCACCCCCCTCGACGCGGCTTTATCGGGATTATTTGAAATTCAAAAAACGCTGCTGACGCTGCTGTTGCTGTTGACCCTCGCTTTAATTAGCGCAAGCGTTTTGGCAACCTTGTATATTTCCCGCGAGTTAGCCCTTCCCTTGGAAAAACTGCGCGATTATGCCCTTAATAACGATCGCTCCCATTCTCCAGAGAAGATTCCACGCAATTTCAAAATTCGAGAATTCAATCAACTCGCGATCGCGCTTAAGGGAATGCTCGAACGCCTCAAAACCTGGGCGCAAGAAGTCGAATCCGCTTGGGAAGAAGCCCAAAATGCCAACCAGCTCAAAAGCGAATTTCTCACAACCATCTCCCACGAACTGAGAACCCCCTTAAATGGGATTATTGGTTCGGTTTCTTTGGTCAAAGATGGATTCTGCGACGATCGCGAAGAAGAAGTGGAATTCTTGGAACAAGCGAATAGCGCTGCCGTTCACTTACTTGGCATTATTGACGATATCCTCGATCTCTCCAAAATCGAAGCGGGTCACCTCAGTATTACCCACGCACAAACCGACTTGGGCAAAATTCTCAACGAAGCGATCGCGCTGCAAACTGCACCCATTCGGGAAAAAGGCTTAGAACTCATTCAATCAGAGCGCGATCGCGAATATATCGTTTATGCGGACCCCGATAAATTAAAACAAGTCTTTATCAACCTCATTGATAACGCCGTCAAGTTCACCAAAACCGGCAGTATTACTATCGATGTCAGTGCAAACCTCTCCGAATCAGAAGAAGTGCCAACCCAAGAACCTTCAGACGCACCTATAACAGATAGCGAACATCAGGTGGTTGTCAAAATTATCGATACGGGAATTGGCATAGAACCGGAGCAATTGGAAAAAGTCTTCCTTCCCTTCGTTATGGTTGACGGTTCCACCACCCGCGAAGCTGGCGGCGCGGGGTTGGGATTAGCTATCTCGCGACACCTCGTCGAACTGATGAGCGGCAAAATTCAACTCTTCAGTCCGGGGAAAGATGAAGGAACAACAGTCGCGATCGAACTGCCGTTATTGAAAGTTGCTGAGTGA
- a CDS encoding WecB/TagA/CpsF family glycosyltransferase has translation MKRVEILNVAIDNVSKLELAKKLERHGGVVVTPNVDHLMKLQTDEELYRVYQDSTYRVCDSKILQYAAKFLGQPVQEKVSGSDFFPFFCNYHKDNQEVRIFLLGGAEGVALRAQQKINRRVGRDIVVGAHSPSFGFEKNPQECQEIIDLIHRSGATVLGIGVGAPKQEKWIHHYQHQLKNIRIFLAVGATIDFEAGCKSRAPRWISELGIEWLHRLLSEPGRLWRRYLIEDLPFFWLLLKQKLRLYEQPSWNADAIVPTDRNLWTLRIGQVLQEANLVSREQLEEALCLQNTCPQKRLGEIMTERGWVERETIDFFADELPNLVDDRLQRPLGHYLKSARLLDESQIQLLLKEQKTEHLRFGELAVRKGWVREETLNWFLQILGVQQKERSSASLNPVVEIESKQAVEMDTPSETRLSELIGLP, from the coding sequence ATGAAGAGAGTTGAAATTTTAAATGTCGCGATCGACAATGTATCCAAACTGGAGTTAGCAAAAAAGCTCGAACGCCACGGGGGAGTGGTGGTAACGCCGAATGTCGATCACTTGATGAAGTTGCAAACGGACGAGGAGTTGTATCGGGTTTACCAAGATTCCACTTACCGAGTATGCGATAGTAAAATCTTGCAATATGCGGCAAAGTTTTTAGGACAACCCGTGCAGGAAAAAGTATCGGGTTCCGATTTTTTCCCCTTCTTCTGTAATTACCACAAAGATAATCAGGAAGTTCGGATATTTTTGCTCGGTGGAGCGGAGGGTGTTGCTTTGCGCGCGCAGCAAAAAATTAATCGTCGAGTCGGTCGAGATATTGTTGTTGGGGCGCATTCCCCATCTTTCGGTTTTGAAAAGAATCCCCAGGAGTGTCAAGAAATCATCGATTTAATTCATCGTTCTGGCGCGACGGTTTTGGGAATTGGGGTTGGAGCGCCGAAGCAAGAAAAGTGGATTCATCACTATCAACACCAGCTCAAAAATATCCGCATTTTCCTCGCGGTAGGTGCAACGATTGACTTTGAAGCTGGATGTAAGTCAAGAGCGCCAAGATGGATAAGTGAGTTGGGAATTGAATGGTTGCATCGCCTGCTCTCGGAACCGGGGCGCTTGTGGAGGAGATATTTGATTGAAGATTTACCATTCTTCTGGTTATTACTGAAGCAGAAATTGCGGCTGTACGAGCAACCGTCTTGGAATGCCGATGCTATTGTCCCCACAGATCGAAACCTTTGGACGTTGCGTATCGGTCAAGTTTTGCAGGAGGCGAATTTAGTCTCTCGCGAGCAGTTAGAAGAAGCGTTATGTCTTCAAAATACTTGCCCGCAGAAGCGCCTTGGAGAGATCATGACAGAGCGGGGATGGGTTGAACGGGAGACGATTGACTTTTTTGCCGATGAGTTACCTAATTTAGTAGACGATCGACTCCAACGACCGCTCGGACACTATCTTAAATCGGCTCGATTATTGGATGAGTCTCAAATTCAGCTTTTGTTGAAGGAGCAGAAAACGGAACATCTGCGTTTTGGGGAATTAGCGGTGCGGAAAGGATGGGTTAGAGAGGAAACGCTTAATTGGTTTTTGCAAATCCTGGGCGTGCAGCAGAAAGAGCGTTCTAGTGCATCTTTAAATCCTGTGGTGGAGATTGAGAGCAAACAAGCGGTTGAGATGGACACTCCTTCTGAGACTCGTCTCTCTGAATTGATTGGGTTACCTTAG
- a CDS encoding GNAT family N-acetyltransferase gives MVEKLKSSYSIQWMQRLADIPQNEWDALAQPLKTPFLEWEWLNNLETSGSATPKTGWQPCHLTLWRSRQLIAMAPLYIKTHSYGEFVFDHQWADLAHRLGVCYYPKLLGMTPFTPAEGYRFLIAPNEDEAEITAMMLAEIDRFCQRNRLGGCHFLFVDPQWRSMVEEYGYSAWLHHSYIWTNQGFNGFEDYLKIFNSNQRRNIKRERKAVSKAGLYLKTLSGEEIPPTLFPTIYRFYSSTCDQFYWGSKYLTRRFFEQLYPHYRDRVLLAAAYPDEKENDPVGLSFCIRKGDNLYGRYWGCLEDYDCLHFEACYYKPIEWAIAQNVQQFDPGAGGRHKKRRGFPATPNYSLHRFYDPRMNQILQSYIAEINEMEQQEIDAINQDLPFSKREISLPCEG, from the coding sequence ATGGTTGAAAAACTTAAATCGTCTTATTCAATTCAGTGGATGCAAAGGCTTGCCGATATTCCCCAAAATGAATGGGATGCTCTCGCTCAACCCCTAAAAACTCCGTTTTTAGAGTGGGAATGGCTTAATAATCTCGAAACATCGGGCAGTGCGACCCCAAAAACCGGCTGGCAACCGTGCCATTTGACCCTGTGGCGATCGCGGCAATTGATCGCAATGGCTCCTTTATACATTAAAACCCACAGCTATGGCGAGTTTGTCTTCGACCATCAATGGGCGGATTTAGCCCACCGTTTGGGAGTCTGCTATTATCCCAAGCTCCTGGGTATGACTCCTTTTACTCCCGCCGAGGGCTATCGCTTTTTGATTGCGCCAAATGAGGACGAAGCCGAGATTACCGCAATGATGCTTGCAGAGATCGATCGCTTTTGTCAGCGCAATCGTTTGGGAGGGTGTCACTTTCTGTTTGTGGATCCCCAATGGCGCTCAATGGTAGAAGAGTACGGTTATAGTGCGTGGCTGCATCACAGTTATATTTGGACAAATCAAGGATTCAATGGCTTTGAGGATTATTTGAAAATCTTTAATTCCAATCAACGGCGGAATATTAAACGGGAACGCAAAGCGGTGTCGAAGGCGGGGCTTTATCTCAAAACCCTGAGTGGGGAGGAGATTCCCCCGACGCTGTTCCCAACGATCTATCGCTTTTATAGCAGTACCTGCGACCAGTTTTATTGGGGGAGTAAATACTTGACGCGGCGCTTTTTCGAGCAGCTTTATCCCCACTACCGCGATCGCGTGCTTCTTGCTGCGGCTTATCCTGACGAGAAAGAAAACGACCCCGTGGGACTCTCTTTTTGCATTCGCAAAGGAGATAACCTCTACGGGCGATATTGGGGGTGTTTGGAGGATTACGACTGCCTCCATTTTGAAGCCTGTTACTACAAACCCATTGAATGGGCGATCGCGCAAAATGTGCAACAATTCGATCCCGGCGCGGGAGGACGACACAAAAAGCGACGAGGATTCCCCGCAACGCCAAACTACAGCTTGCACCGCTTTTACGATCCTCGCATGAACCAAATTTTGCAGTCCTACATTGCCGAAATCAATGAAATGGAACAGCAAGAAATCGATGCGATCAATCAAGATTTACCTTTTAGCAAGCGTGAAATCTCCTTACCTTGCGAGGGTTGA
- a CDS encoding ATP-binding protein — MNEERLKQLQQAYQDLDLFPLIEPENIEKFRVEYGRPVLVRLKREIEASTSDGKVIFAGHRGCGKSTLLKRLSVEMADKYFSIFFSISDLIEMSDVSHVNILYAIGLMLLSRASKLRIPIADSIKRSLLDWMNTTETEAVEQETTAETGLGGVDIFKFISLKLQREQKFRKELERTYEKKLSELVRNLDLLAATIQNATKRPVLVIIDDLDKLDLNIIEPIYRNNLKALFSPGFKIVFTIPIAAIQEPRVMGALNSEGIVRPHLFPVTKFYSNQDCRSPNAQPIEKNIKLFERVLEKRFPPGLLSPEIAKKTILMSGGVIRELVRIGRECCTECMVQLEIDSDCDDIKINDEILSTALRNLRNDFARQVGSRQLYEMLAEVYKTLKPAEGEGFIKLLHGLMVLEYENDALWYDVHPIVIELLRREELIES, encoded by the coding sequence ATGAACGAAGAACGACTGAAACAGTTGCAGCAAGCCTATCAGGACTTAGATTTGTTTCCCCTCATCGAACCCGAAAATATCGAAAAGTTTCGGGTTGAATACGGTCGTCCGGTTCTCGTGCGACTCAAGCGAGAGATAGAAGCCTCCACATCCGATGGAAAAGTGATTTTTGCGGGACACCGAGGTTGCGGCAAATCGACGCTTCTCAAGCGCTTGAGCGTGGAAATGGCAGACAAGTACTTTTCGATCTTTTTCTCCATTTCTGACTTAATTGAGATGTCTGATGTCAGTCATGTCAACATTTTGTATGCCATTGGCTTGATGCTTTTGAGTCGAGCGTCTAAGTTAAGAATTCCCATTGCAGATAGTATCAAACGATCGCTGTTGGACTGGATGAATACAACAGAAACAGAAGCAGTTGAACAAGAAACAACAGCCGAAACGGGATTGGGCGGGGTCGATATTTTTAAATTTATTAGCCTGAAGTTACAGCGAGAGCAAAAGTTCCGTAAAGAATTAGAACGAACTTATGAGAAAAAACTCTCCGAACTAGTTCGCAATCTCGACCTTCTCGCTGCGACAATTCAAAATGCAACCAAAAGACCCGTTCTCGTTATTATTGATGACTTAGATAAACTCGATTTAAACATTATCGAACCAATTTATCGCAACAACCTCAAAGCGTTATTTTCGCCGGGATTCAAAATTGTTTTTACCATTCCCATTGCCGCGATTCAAGAACCGCGAGTCATGGGCGCATTGAACTCTGAAGGTATTGTTCGCCCGCACCTTTTCCCCGTCACTAAATTTTACTCCAATCAAGATTGTCGCAGCCCTAACGCCCAACCCATTGAAAAGAATATTAAATTGTTCGAGAGAGTCCTTGAAAAACGATTTCCGCCGGGACTTTTATCTCCAGAAATTGCCAAGAAAACGATCTTAATGAGTGGCGGAGTGATTCGAGAATTAGTGCGCATCGGGCGAGAGTGCTGTACGGAATGCATGGTGCAATTAGAAATCGATTCCGATTGCGACGATATTAAAATTAACGACGAAATTTTATCAACGGCGCTCCGCAATTTGCGGAATGATTTTGCGCGGCAAGTTGGTTCGAGACAGTTGTACGAAATGTTAGCGGAAGTTTACAAAACCCTCAAGCCTGCGGAAGGAGAAGGATTTATCAAATTGCTGCATGGACTAATGGTTTTGGAGTACGAAAATGATGCCCTGTGGTACGACGTTCATCCCATCGTTATCGAACTTTTGCGGCGAGAAGAACTCATTGAATCTTGA
- a CDS encoding bifunctional orotidine-5'-phosphate decarboxylase/orotate phosphoribosyltransferase, which translates to MNFFDKLNGAIARNNSLLVLGLDPNPEMMPQSYRDFGEIGHLVEDLGDWLQGIVLQTADLVCAYKPTLGFYQSLGAEGLELLTQVLTFIPPHIPVILDAKHSDLNTNSFFARTAFKTWKVDAVTLNPYAGQDLVAPFLVDPNAAVFILCCTSNPTARSIQHYPNADLPLYLHVVKEAKTWGTPEQLALEVGSTQPEMFEEIRAIAPERTILARSIWTEGTNFKNILQAGLNDEGSGLLVPIPQDLLGSEQLPTQIQTLNQTVNQIRNERQQTSLSCDLWMPDVCLLTQHPHQDLILQLYDIGCILFGDYVQASGTAFSYYIDLRKIISKPQIFHRVLTAYAQILQDLTFDRIAGIPYGSLPTATGLSLRLNHPMIFPRKEVKAHGTRRTVEGNFQSGETVVVVDDILITGKSVMEGSEKLKSCGLKVKDIVVFLDHEQGVKDKLSEFGYRAHSVLTLGDITQTLYEAGRIDDKQYEVLRHSEG; encoded by the coding sequence ATGAACTTCTTTGATAAACTCAATGGCGCGATCGCGCGCAACAACAGCTTACTCGTCCTTGGACTCGACCCCAACCCCGAAATGATGCCCCAATCCTATCGGGATTTTGGGGAGATCGGGCATCTTGTCGAAGACTTGGGAGATTGGTTGCAAGGGATTGTCCTGCAAACTGCCGATCTCGTGTGCGCCTACAAACCCACCCTCGGCTTTTACCAATCTTTAGGTGCGGAAGGATTAGAACTCCTCACTCAAGTTCTCACCTTCATTCCGCCGCACATTCCCGTTATTTTAGATGCCAAGCACAGCGATCTCAACACCAACAGCTTTTTTGCTCGCACCGCCTTCAAAACCTGGAAAGTGGATGCGGTGACCCTCAATCCCTACGCCGGACAAGACCTCGTTGCTCCCTTTCTTGTCGATCCCAATGCTGCGGTTTTTATCCTCTGCTGTACCTCCAACCCCACCGCCAGAAGCATTCAGCACTACCCCAACGCCGATCTCCCCTTATACCTCCACGTGGTTAAGGAAGCCAAAACCTGGGGAACCCCAGAACAGCTTGCCCTGGAGGTGGGAAGCACCCAACCGGAGATGTTTGAGGAAATTCGCGCGATCGCGCCGGAACGGACGATTTTAGCCCGGAGTATTTGGACAGAAGGCACAAACTTCAAAAACATCCTTCAAGCTGGGTTAAACGACGAGGGAAGCGGTTTACTCGTCCCCATTCCCCAAGACTTACTCGGAAGCGAACAACTCCCCACCCAAATTCAGACCCTCAATCAAACCGTCAATCAAATTCGCAACGAACGCCAACAAACCTCCCTAAGTTGCGACTTGTGGATGCCCGATGTTTGCCTATTGACCCAACACCCCCACCAAGACCTGATCCTGCAACTCTACGACATCGGCTGCATCCTTTTTGGCGACTACGTTCAAGCTTCCGGCACAGCCTTTTCCTACTACATCGATCTGCGAAAAATCATCTCAAAACCCCAAATTTTCCATCGAGTTCTCACCGCCTACGCTCAAATTCTTCAAGACTTGACCTTCGACCGTATTGCTGGCATTCCCTACGGTTCTCTCCCCACTGCCACAGGACTCTCCCTGCGCCTCAACCACCCCATGATTTTCCCGCGCAAGGAAGTCAAAGCCCACGGAACGCGACGCACCGTTGAAGGGAATTTTCAATCTGGGGAAACCGTTGTCGTTGTCGATGACATTCTGATCACCGGAAAAAGCGTTATGGAAGGGTCGGAAAAGCTCAAATCTTGCGGTTTAAAGGTTAAAGATATTGTCGTCTTTCTCGACCACGAACAAGGCGTTAAAGATAAATTAAGTGAGTTTGGCTATCGAGCGCATTCTGTTTTGACCCTGGGTGACATTACGCAAACCCTCTACGAAGCCGGACGCATTGACGATAAACAATATGAGGTGCTGCGTCACTCCGAAGGTTGA
- a CDS encoding tetratricopeptide repeat protein — protein MTDSAIDTQRENQRNLRKLILSIQASFGKLSLLIAICDNPLYRDEIVQIYEKELTEKGVRCYRVKMDRIQPSLRESLETLVEQESELGKLTVVTILGTSDLLDLRLTEKKSPLERFLFSVQWTREALRAFQFPVVVWVTESIAAKLANQAPDFWSWRGGVFEFFKPIDPRTRSHDIVIPELPQAVASEPLADVAELQQQIDELKQLEPNSPLLGSLYHTLGQTYFERVQRGLSNTPETDVKLAISSLQEAAQQYEQANRKSSSAFSLSWMGYIRKQIGDWNRAEANLQRALQLYKEVEDRAGMASSWGVLGDIENVRGNWDEAERLYRQSLKLREELGDRAGMATSWGSLGNIERNRGNWDEAERLFRQSLKLREELGDRAGMASSWASLGDIERKRGNWDEAERLYRQSLKLREELGDRAGMASSWASLGDIERNRGNWDEAERLYRQSLKLREELGDRAGMASSWGVLGNIERNRGNWDEAERLFRQCLQVEEELGDRAGMASSWGVLGNIERSRGNWDDAERLYRQSLQLREELGDRAGMASSWASLGDIERNRGNWDEAERLFRQSLKLREELGDRAGMATSWASLGDIERNRGNWDEAERLFRQSLKLREELGDRAGMATSWGVLGDIERNRGNWDDAERLYQQSLQLREELGDRAGMASSWGVLGDIERNRGNWDDAERLYQQSLQLREELGDRAGMATSWGCLGENELGRGNLNKAEELLTQALERMQELGMTWGIAETNYDLAQLYRQRNNLTLAQTHYETARHLLNQLGAKKDLERIETEWADFGFGG, from the coding sequence ATGACAGATTCAGCAATTGACACTCAAAGAGAAAATCAACGCAACCTGCGCAAGTTGATCCTGTCAATTCAGGCGAGTTTTGGCAAACTTTCGCTTCTGATTGCGATCTGCGATAACCCCCTTTATCGAGATGAAATCGTTCAAATTTATGAGAAGGAATTAACAGAAAAAGGGGTTCGTTGTTATCGCGTCAAAATGGATCGCATTCAACCCAGTCTGCGGGAAAGTTTAGAAACCCTCGTCGAACAAGAGTCGGAGTTGGGAAAATTAACCGTTGTCACCATTTTGGGAACCAGCGATCTTCTCGATTTGCGACTGACAGAAAAAAAATCTCCCCTGGAACGCTTTCTGTTTTCCGTACAGTGGACGCGGGAAGCGCTGCGAGCTTTTCAATTTCCCGTCGTCGTGTGGGTGACAGAATCCATCGCCGCAAAACTGGCAAACCAAGCACCGGATTTTTGGAGTTGGCGCGGTGGCGTGTTTGAATTTTTCAAACCCATCGATCCCCGCACTCGATCCCACGATATCGTTATCCCCGAACTTCCCCAAGCCGTTGCGTCGGAACCCTTAGCCGATGTTGCAGAATTGCAGCAGCAAATTGATGAATTGAAACAGTTGGAACCGAATTCTCCATTATTGGGAAGTTTGTATCACACCTTGGGACAGACGTATTTTGAGAGGGTGCAACGGGGTTTATCCAACACGCCGGAAACCGACGTAAAACTAGCGATTTCGTCTCTCCAGGAAGCAGCACAGCAATACGAACAAGCTAATCGCAAATCCTCCTCAGCCTTTTCCCTGTCATGGATGGGTTACATTCGGAAACAAATCGGTGACTGGAATCGAGCGGAGGCAAATTTACAACGGGCATTGCAACTATACAAGGAAGTGGAAGATCGCGCGGGGATGGCTTCTTCTTGGGGAGTGTTAGGAGATATCGAGAATGTTCGGGGAAATTGGGATGAAGCCGAGCGCCTTTATCGACAATCCCTAAAATTGCGGGAAGAATTGGGCGATCGCGCGGGGATGGCAACTTCTTGGGGATCTTTAGGAAATATCGAGAGGAATCGGGGAAATTGGGATGAAGCGGAGCGCCTTTTTCGACAATCCCTAAAATTGCGGGAAGAATTGGGCGATCGCGCGGGGATGGCTTCTTCTTGGGCGAGTTTAGGAGATATCGAGAGGAAACGGGGGAATTGGGATGAAGCGGAGCGCCTTTATCGACAATCCCTAAAATTGCGGGAAGAATTGGGCGATCGCGCGGGTATGGCTTCTTCTTGGGCGAGTTTAGGAGATATCGAGAGGAATCGAGGAAATTGGGATGAAGCGGAGCGCCTTTATCGACAATCCCTAAAATTGCGGGAAGAATTGGGCGATCGCGCGGGTATGGCTTCTTCTTGGGGAGTGTTAGGAAATATCGAGAGGAATCGGGGGAATTGGGATGAAGCCGAGCGCCTTTTTCGACAATGCTTACAAGTGGAGGAAGAATTGGGCGATCGCGCGGGTATGGCTTCTTCTTGGGGAGTGTTAGGAAATATCGAGAGGAGTCGAGGAAATTGGGATGATGCCGAGCGCCTTTATCGACAATCCCTGCAATTGCGGGAAGAATTGGGCGATCGCGCGGGTATGGCTTCTTCTTGGGCGAGTTTAGGAGATATCGAGAGGAATCGAGGAAATTGGGATGAAGCCGAGCGCCTTTTTCGACAATCCCTAAAATTGCGGGAAGAATTGGGCGATCGCGCGGGAATGGCGACCTCTTGGGCGAGTTTAGGAGATATCGAGAGGAATCGAGGAAATTGGGATGAAGCCGAGCGCCTTTTTCGACAATCCCTAAAATTGCGGGAAGAATTGGGCGATCGCGCGGGGATGGCGACCTCTTGGGGAGTGTTAGGAGATATCGAGCGCAATCGGGGGAATTGGGATGATGCCGAGCGCCTTTATCAACAATCCCTGCAATTGCGGGAAGAATTGGGCGATCGCGCGGGGATGGCTTCTTCTTGGGGAGTGTTAGGAGATATCGAGCGCAATCGGGGGAATTGGGATGATGCCGAGCGCCTTTATCAACAATCCCTGCAATTGCGGGAAGAATTGGGCGATCGCGCGGGGATGGCGACCTCTTGGGGCTGTTTGGGGGAAAATGAACTCGGACGCGGTAATCTCAACAAAGCGGAAGAACTCCTCACCCAAGCCCTCGAACGAATGCAAGAACTCGGTATGACTTGGGGAATTGCCGAAACGAATTACGACTTAGCGCAACTCTACCGCCAACGCAACAACCTCACCCTCGCCCAAACTCACTACGAAACCGCACGCCACCTCTTGAACCAACTCGGCGCAAAGAAAGACCTAGAAAGAATTGAGACAGAATGGGCAGACTTTGGGTTCGGAGGATAA